A genomic segment from Rhinatrema bivittatum chromosome 19, aRhiBiv1.1, whole genome shotgun sequence encodes:
- the LOC115081085 gene encoding vomeronasal type-2 receptor 26-like has protein sequence MFAIEEINQNQHLLPNHTLGFRIMDSCFSEVVALKETLLLLSGGQTLPNYKCEAHLVLAGIIGEMYSSVSEVMARILGVYRIPQISYGAQKSILSDKFQFPSFLRTFPEATLHPHSIVQLLRHFNWTWVGILTSNVDTTSLPSQKIRQEVVDNGGCVAFFEKVDDRYTRERLLRVADVIHQSSANVIVCNCYEMHIKPILEILYFRNVTARVWVFSSGWAFNPQLFTRESWRLLNGSLVFTAYTSVLPHFTDFLYHIGHSAFPLDTLTKLFWEKAFGCQWEEQNKSQMVTGKELIPCTADEELKAVVPVLFQLDDLSGSYHVYLAVYAYAYTLHNMILDGAKEDVFGIQTNIQNIKPWQVLHYLWDVHFTTESGEDIYFDKNGDVPTVFDIMNIQIYPDDTTRLVKVGRYDARESPALEIIINVSAILWNEKYNQTPRTVCSESCLVGYRKSSRMGQPTCCFDCVPCSIGEIANETDTTKCWKCPEDQWPNESRDKCLPKVIEFLSYEEPLGASLAATAIILSLVTVLILFVFCRFQDTPIVRANNRDLSYFLLCTLTLCFLCSLTFVGFPINLTCMIRQPAFGLIFTVSVSCILAKTVTVVIAFKAVNPRNQLRKWVGPKIPNLLVICCSLVQLAICTYWISSHPSFPEYNTRSESGKIIAECNDGMTILFYCMLGYMGFLASISFLVAFMARSLPDSFNEAKFITFSMLVFVSVWLSFIPTYLSTQGKYMVAVEIFAILSSGAGLLFLIFFPKCYIILLRPEMNTKEHVVGKNTMKRE, from the exons ATGTTTGCCATAGAAGAAATTAACCAGAACCAGCACCTGCTGCCAAACCACACCCTGGGCTTCCGGATCATGGACTCTTGCTTTTCAGAGGTAGTCGCTCTGAAGGAAACCCTTCTGCTGCTGTCTGGGGGACAAACACTCCCAAATTATAAGTGTGAGGCTCACTTGGTTCTGGCAGGAATCATCGGGGAGATGTATTCATCTGTGTCAGAGGTTATGGCCAGGATACTAGGAGTTTACAGAATCCCACAG ATCAGCTATGGAGCGCAGAAGTCAATACTAAGTGATAAATTCCAGTTTCCATCCTTTCTACGCACCTTCCCTGAAGCCACTCTGCATCCCCATTCCATTGTTCAACTGCTCCGACACTTCAATTGGACATGGGTGGGGATACTGACCTCTAATGTGGATACTACCAGCCTGCCCAGccagaagataaggcaggaggtGGTGGATAATGGTGGCTGTGTGGCCTTCTTCGAGAAGGTTGATGATCGCTACACTAGAGAGAGATTGTTGAGAGTGGCAGATGTGATTCATCAGTCCTCAGCAAATGTGATTGTGTGCAACTGTTATGAAATGCACATCAAgcctatcctggagatcctttATTTTCGCAATGTCACTGCTAGAGTTTGGGTCTTCTCATCAGGGTGGGCATTCAACCCACAACTGTTCACCAGAGAGTCATGGAGGCTGCTAAATGGCAGCCTAGTTTTCACCGCTTACACTAGTGTCCTCCCCCATTTCACTGATTTCCTTTACCACATTGGacattctgcattcccattggacACTCTCACTAAGCTCTTCTGGGAAAAGGCCTTTGGGTGTCAATGGGAGGAACAGAACAAGTCGCAGATGGTGACTGGAAAAGAGCTCATCCCATGCACGGCTGACGAGGAACtcaaagcagtggtcccagtgcTCTTTCAGTTGGATGATTTAAGTGGTTCCTATCATGTTTACCTGGCTGTTTACGCTTATGCATATACCCTGCACAACATGATTTTGGATGGAGCCAAGGAAGATGTGTTTGGAATCCAAACCAACATTCAGAATATCAAACCATGGCAG GTCCTCCATTATCTCTGGGATGTGCATTTTACAACAGAGTCTGGAGAAGACATCTATTTTGATAAGAATGGAGATGTGCCAACTGTCTTTGACATCATGAATATTCAGATATACCCAGATGACACCACCAGACTGGTAAAAGTGGGTAGATACGATGCCAGGGAATCCCCAGCACTGGAAATCATTATCAACGTTAGTGCCATCTTATGGAACGAAAAGTATAACCAG ACGCCTCGCACTGTCTGCAGTGAGAGCTGCCTTGTTGGATACAGGAAATCTTCCAGAATGGGACAGCCCACCTGCTGTTTCGACTGCGTCCCCTGTTCCATTGGAGAAATAGCCAATGAAACGG ATACAACTAAATGTTGGAAGTGCCCAGAAGACCAATGGCCCAATGAAAGTCGAGACAAGTGCCTACCCAAAGTTATCGAGTTCCTGTCCTATGAGGAGCCCCTGGGAGCATCCTTGGCTGCTACTGCCATTATCCTGTCTTTGGTTACAgtccttatcctttttgtttTCTGCCGGTTCCAAGACACACCAATTGTGAGGGCCAACAACCGGGACCTCAGTTACTTCCTCCTCTGTACCCTCACACTGTGCTTCCTCTGCTCCCTAACATTTGTCGGCTTTCCCATCAATCTCACCTGCATGATTCGTCAACCTGCCTTTGGCCTCATcttcactgtcagtgtctcttgcATATTGGCAAAAACTGTCACTGTGGTCATTGCATTCAAAGCAGTGAACCCACGCAATCAGCTCCGAAAATGGGTTGGGCCAAAGATACCCAACCTTCTTGTTATTTGTTGCTCCCTGGTCCAATTAGCTATCTGCACTTATTGGATTTCTAGTCATCCTTCCTTTCCTGAGTACAACACCAGATCTGAAAGTGGGAAGATAATCGCTGAGTGCAATGATGGGATGACCATACTCTTCTACTGCATGCTGGGATATATGGGCTTCCTGGCCAGTATTAGCTTCTTGGTGGCCTTTATGGCTAGGTCATTACCTGACAGCTTCAATGAGGCCAAGTTTATCACCTTCAGCATGCTGGTCTTTGTGAGCGTCTGGCTGTCTTTCATTCCCACTTACCTCAGCACGCAGGGGAAGTACATGGTGGCAGTGGAAATCTTTGCCATTCTTTCCTCCGGAGCAGGCTTACTCTTTCTAATCTTTTTCCCCAAATGCTACATTATTCTCCTCCGGCCAGAGATGAACACCAAGGAACATGTAGTAggaaaaaatacaatgaaaagaGAGTGA